GTGCAAAGCCAATAGTTGACGCAGTTAAAAAGGGAGCAAAAGAAATTATTCCAGAGGAACATCCAGAGACAATAGCAACAGCAATAAGGATTGGAAATCCAGTAAATGCACCAAAGGCATTGGATGCAATATACTCATCAGGAGGAACAGCAGAATCTGTCACAGATGAGGAAATAATACACGCTCAAAAATTATTAGCAAGAACAGAGGGGATTTTTGTTGAGCCAGCGTCTGCCTCATCAATCGCTGGTTTGATAAAATTGTTAGACATGGGTGTTATTGATAGGGATGAGAGAATTGTCTGTATAACAACAGGACATGGATTAAAAGACCCAGATGCGGCAATAAGGGCAAGTGAAAAACCAATTGAAATTGAATGTGACATAAAAGTTTTAGAAAAATTGTTGATGGAATTGTAATAGATTTCCTTTGTAAAAGTTAAAAGAAGATAGACATCCTTAAAATTCAAAATGGGTTAATTAACAATAACTTAATAAACTTAAATTAGGAGTTTGTCAATTTCTAACGCATCCAATATTAAAAATAAAAAAAGAGGTGAGATAGATGGTAGAGAAAGTTATAAAAGGTAGGGCATGGGTGTTTGGAGATAACATTGATACAGATGCAATATTGCCAGCAAGATATTTAGTATATACAACAGAAGAAGAACTTGCAAAATTCGCTATGACTGGGGCAGATCCTGATTTTCCAAAAAAAGTTAAAAAAGGAGACATCATTGTTGGAGGTAAAAACTTCGGTTGTGGTTCAAGTAGAGAACACGCTCCAATTGGATTAAAAGGAGCTGGAATATCATTAGTTATTGCTGAGAGTTTTGCAAGGATTTTCTATAGAAATGCAATAAACATTGGATTACCTTTATTAGAATGTAAAGACATAACAAAACACGTTAAAGAAGGAGATATATTAGAGGTGGATTTAGACAAAGGTATAATAAAGAACTTAACTACTGGAGAGGAGTTAAAAGCACAAAAACTCCCAGAATTCATGATGGAAATCTTGAACGATGGGGGATTAATGCCACACTTGAAGAAAAAATTAGGATTGGCATAAATAATAATTTTTTAAGATTTATCAATTTTTATTCTTTTTATCTTTTTGAGTATAAGTTTTTTTGATTTTTATTTATACATTTAAATGTTTAGATTTTTGATTAATGCTCATCCGCAAACATCATTACTTATAGCAAACAAGTTTTACCATTGATAATTTTTATATGCTACCTGCAAAACCACAATAACAACACATCATTTATATGAGTAATCTTGAATGAACATGAGTGTTAAGATTTAAAGCCCAATCTAATCTTATGGATTATGACTTCTGCTTTTTTTACTATTTCATAAGGTATTGGGATGTTGTTTTCCACCCTGTATTTTACCGCTTCTTTTAGTTTTAGTAGTTCCTCTTTAACCTCTCCTTTTGCATAGTGGATTAAATCTCCAATGTATTTGTATGCTTCCACTCCGTTGTTGATTTTTAGGTTTAATAGTATTAAGTCCCCGCAGTAATAGGCACTTCTTGAAAAGTCCTTTGTAGTTATGGATTTAGACAACTCCTCTTTAAATGTGATTTGTAAATATTTCGCTAAATCTTTTTGTAATTCTAATACAGATTGGTATCTATCCTCTGGTTTTTTATTCAGGCATTTAAGGATTATTTTATTCAGTGTGTCATCTATCTCTGGGTTTATTTCCTTTGGCGGTGTTGGTTTCTTTGTTAAAATGTTCATATCAATTTCCCTTAAATTATCTCCTTTAAACGGTAGTTGATTAGTTGTTAATTGATAAAAGATAACTCCCAACTGCCAAATATCCGTTCTTTCGTCTTCTATTTCCTTACGTATTTGCTCCGGTGCTGCGTAGTAAGGAGTAAAGCCGCCTCTTGTTGTTGAAGTAGATTGAGATATAACCTTTGAAAGCCCCCAATCGGAGATTTTAGGTATTCCATCTTTTAGAAGGATATTGTGTGGTTTTAGGTCTCTATGAATTATGCCCTTAGAGTGTACATACTTTAAACCCTCTGCGATGTTGAATATTAGGAAAGATATTTCTCTTAGGGATAATTTTTTAGTTTTCATATATTCATTTAAGTCCGCATCGCAGAGTTCCATTTCAATATAAGGGATTGGGAAAACGTTGTAATCATAAACCTTGACAATATTTGGGTGGTCTAAACTACTCCAAATCTTTAGTTCGTTTATAAACGATTTTCCTGTCTGTGGGTCTAAGGATATAGGTATTTTTATTGCTACGGGTAGGTTGTCTTTTATCCTAACTGCTTTGAAAACTCTCGCAAAGCCCCCCTGCCCAATAAGTTCAACATCTTTATAGTTCTGTGCGAGTTCATAAGGTAGTGAAGACGCTGGGTAGGGTTTAGGCGTAAATTGCTCAGGTGTTTTTGGAGTGTATTGGATATTTTCTAAGTTTATCTCTTCAATGTCAATTAGTTCAACAGTTTTTTCAGGTTTTTCTTCTGATAGTAGTATGTCATTTAACCGCCTTATGTTTTCGTTGATTAGGTTTTTTAGGTTGTTTAGTTTATTTCTAAATCTAACTATTTTTAGTTTTACAGCGTAGTCCTCAATGTCATTTAACTCTTTTAATGCGTTTTTATACACCTCTCTACTTTTAAAGTATTCTTTCTTTTTATAAAGTAGATTTGCCTTTGCTATTGTATTTTTCTCTAAGTTGTTTATTTTTAGTTCTATAATCCTATCTGCTATTAATCTTTGCAACTCTCTCAGATTATCCTTATAATGTTTTATTTCCTTTTCAATTTTATATGATTCGTTTAGTAGGTTCTCTAACCTTGTTATGTTATTGTTGTTCTTTTCATACTCCTCTTTTAGGTATTTTATTTTTAAAGAGTCAGTGTTTCTTTCTGTTTTGTCTATTAGGGTGTTTATGTGTTTTATTAGTTCGGAGTGTTTTAGTTCTTCTGCTTTTTTATGCAGTTCTTTTAGTTCTTGAAGGTTGTTTTCTAAGTTTTTATAGCCATCTTTGGGATTTTTTAAGTTTAAGTTGGTTTTTATATTATTTTGGATAATGTAAAACTCTGAGTTTAAAATAAGTTTTTTTAAGGTTGTTATGTTATTAACTGCTTTATTGAATAGTTCTTTATTGTTTTTATTGAGTGATATTGATTTTACTTTTTCATATTCCTCTATTGATTTGTTAAATAATTCAATTGCTTCTGAATAGAACTTTTTGTTGTATTTTTCCTTTCCTTCTTCAGAGTATTTCTTGGCGTTGTTTAGTAGGTAGTCAACGTTCTGGCGAAGCATTGACTTCTGCCAATTTTACATATTCGTAGGCTTTTTTGATGTTATATTTGTTTAACTCTTCTTTTGCTAATTTCAAATATATCATTGCATCATATATCATTGCTTTTTCTGGGTTTGAGTATGATAGTTTTTTGTTTATTAGTTTTTCTACTTGGTTTATTAAGTTGTTTAGGGTTGTTTTGGATAGGTGTAGCAATTCCCAAATCACCCCACCAGTTTTTAAATCCAAGGCGTAGGTGTATCCATCACCACATCCCAATACAACAATATCGTCCTTTATGGATATTGCCAATACACTCCCAGCAGCCTTAAATTCCCAAATCTTATTACCAGTTCTTAAATCCAAGGCGTAGGTGTATCCTCCCAAACATCCCAATACAACAATATCGTCTTTTATGGATATTCCCCTTACATCCTCATCAGCCTTAAATTCCCAAATCTTCTTACCAGTTTTTAAATTCAAAGCGTAGATATTTTTTATCTCCTTCTTCAAAAGCTCACCACATCCCAATACAACAATATCGTCTTTTATGGATATTTCCTCTACACTCTCAGCAGCCTTAAATTCCCAAATCTCCTTACCAGTTTTTAAATCCAAGGCATAGGTGTATCCTTTATAACATCCCAATATAACAATATTGTCTTTTATGGATATTTCCCATACACTATCAGCGGCTCTAAATTCCCAAATCTTTCTACCAGTTTCTAAATTCAAGGCATAGGTGTATCTCCACTTACATCCCAATACAACAATATCGTCTTTTATAGATATTTCTTTTACACTCTCAGCAGCCTCAAATTCCCAAATCACCCAACCAGTTTTTAAATCCAAGGCGCAGATATTTTTTATATCCAAAAAGCCACATCCCAATACAACAATATCGTCTTTTATGGATATTGCCAATACATCCTTAAATTCCCAAATCACCCCACCAGTTTTTAAATCCAAGGCGTAGGTGTATCCCCAATTACATCTCAATACAACAATATCGTCTTTTATGAATATTTCTTCTACATCATTGGCAGCCTTAAACCCCCATAACACTCCCAAACGCTCTGATTTAAAAATATCAGACATTATAAATTCAATTATATCCATTGCTAATTTATATTCCCCCTTATTATTCAACTCTTTTATCATTTCTTTTAGTTTATTGAGATAATGCTCTAACAAGTCATCACGTTTGTTAAAAATATCTTTGTTTTTATGATACACATCTTTATAAGTTGTAATGTTCATATTGTCAATATTGTTGATAAGTTTGATTTCAATAAGTTTTTTGTTAATTTTCTCAACATATTCTTTAACTTCTTTATCATTCGGGTTTAATTTTAGAACCTCATTAAACTTACTTAACGCATCTGAATATTTACATTCATTGGACAATCTTTTTCCTTCGTTTTTAAGTGTATTAATCCTATTAATTCTGTCAACATATTCCTTAGCCTCTACATCATTTAAGTTTAATTTTAAAACATCTTTAAATCTACTTAACGCATCTGAATATTTACATTTATTGAATAATCCCCTACCTTCGTTTTTAAGGGAGTTAATTGTATTAATTCTCTCAACATATTCCATAATTTCTTTATCATTCGGGTTTAATTTTAGAACCTCATTAAACTTACTTAATGCATCTGAATATTTACATTCACCAAATAACTTTATACCTTCGTTTTTAAGAGAAGTGATTTTCTCAATTCTCTCAACATATTTCTTAGCTCCTTTATCATTCGGGTTTAATTTTAAAATCCTATTAAACTTATCCAACGCTTCTGAATATTTACATTCATTGAATAATTTTTTTCCTGCTTTTTTTAAAAACACAATTTTTTCAATCTTTTCAATCCCATTTTTAGCATCAACATTATTTGGATTAATATTTAGTGCTTCTTTATATTTCTCCAAAGCATTTATATACTCGCACTTACTAAATAGTTCATCGCCTTCACTAACTAACTTTTTATCCACTCCAGATAATTTTTTAATGAATTTGAAAACCATCATTTCTCCCCTTAAATTTTATTTTAAAAAATAAAAAATTATTTTCTCCCCCCTTAATCTCTTAAATAATTGTTCATCTCCCCCTAACCTGCCTCTATACTTTTACCCAACCCCTCAACAGTTTGGTCAAACCCCCTGACCCATTAAATTATATTCTTTTAATTTTAACTCTAAGGGTTTATAATGGTTATGCTCATCCGCAAACATCATTACTTATAGCAAACAAGTTTTACCATTGATAATTTTTATATGCTGCCTGCAAAACCACAATAACAGCACACTATTTATATGGGTAATCCCAAATGAACATGAGCGTTTAATCTAATGCACATCACAATGCCTTTTTTCCAAGATATAACTCTCCAATCTCTTTGTGGTTTAGGATATCTGAAGCTTTCCCCTCATAAACAACAACACCACCTGCAAAAACATATCCCCTATCTGAAATCTCGAGTGCTTTTTTTGCATTTTGCTCAACCAGCAATATTCCAACACCCATATCTGTAATTTCCCTGATTTTTTTCAAAACTGTGGATACCATCTTTGGAGATAAACCAGCAGTAGGTTCATCCAACAACAGGAGTTTTGGTTTTGCCATTAACGCTCTCGCCATTGCAAGCATCTGCCTCTCTCCACCACTCAAAGAACCTGCAAGAACATCCTTTTTTTCCCTCAAAACTTCAAAGAAATCATAAACTTCCTCCATACGCTCTTTGAGTTGTGATTTTGGGAGTATATAACCACCCATCTCCAAATTCTCCTCAACTGTTAAGTTTGGAAAAACATTGTCCAACTGTGGAACATAGCCAATGCCTTCTCTTGCTATTAAGTCAGGCCTCATATTTGTGATGTTTTTGTTGTTGAATATTATCTCCCCATCCATGATAGTTGTTAATCCAAATATCGACTTTAAAAATGTTGATTTTCCACAGCCGTTGGGACCTATAATAGTGACAATTTCTTCTTCATTAACATGTAAAGAAATTCCATGCACAATCTCCAATTTCCCATAACCTGCATGTAATTTATTGACTTTTAGCATGGTATCACCAAGAAACTTTAAGAAAGTTTTGCCAAAAAAGTATCTTAAATGGCTTGTAAATTAAAATGATATTTTATTAAGATGCTTTATTCTCCAAGATATGCCTCCAAAACTTTTGGATTATTTAAAACATCATCTGGCTTCCCTTTTGCAATTATTTCCCCACGGTGCATAACAAAAACATAATCACTATAGTCCATAATGACATCCATGTTGTGCTCTATAATAAGAAACGTTATTCCTTTATCGTCCTTTATTTTTTGAATTGCCTCAAATATCTTCCTTGCAAGTGTTGGATTAACCCCTGCAACAGGTTCATCAAGCAATAGTATCTGAGGTTCTGCCATCAATGCCCTTCCAAGTTCCAACAACTTCATCTGTCCTCCAGATAAGTTTCCAGCACATTCATCCCTTAAATGCCAAAGGTGTAAAAATTCTAGCCACTCTTTTGCTTTCTTTATGTATTCCATATCTTGATTAATAACGTCTTTTGATTTAAAATACACATTCGTTATTTTTTTCTCCAAGCTGGTTCTTTGGAGCTACAAGCATATTTTCCAATACTGTCATTTTTTTATAAATCCTTGCAGTTTGGAATGTCCTTATAAGTCCCTTCTGAGCAATTATATGGGGTTTTCTTTTTGTTATATCTTCACCTTTAAAGTAAACTTTACCTTTATCTGGCTCTATAAAACCAGAGATAACATTAAATAATGTGGATTTACCACTACCATTTGGTCCTATAAGTGCAGTTATTGTTTTTTCTTCCACGTCCAAATTTACGCCATTTAAAGCGTGAATTCCTCCAAAAGATTTATGTATATTTTCTACCTTCAATATTGCCATAAAACCACCAACAACATTAAAATTATACAAAATATAAAAATAATAATTGCAATAATGATATTTAAATTATTTTGTAGGATGGAAACCATGATTAGGATCAGAAAATTTAAGTTGGAAGATTTAGATAGGATTGAAGAGATAGAAAAACAATCATTTAAAAAAACTTATCCACGTTTTTTGTTAACACATTTATACACAAACTTCCCAGATGGATTTATCATTGCTGAAATTAATAATAAAATTGTTGGTTACGCCATAGGCACAATTGAATGGGGAAATGGGCACATTGTTTCAATTGCAGTAGATAGGGAATTTAGAAACAGAGGAATAGGGACAGCATTAATTGAACATTTGGAAAGATACTTTTTTGAAAGATGCAATGTCAAATACATCGTTTTGGAAGTTAGGGTTAGCAATAAAACAGCGAGGATGTTTTATTATAAAAGAGGTTATGTTGATAAAAGATTTCTCCCAAACTACTATGATGATGGAGAAGACGCAATTTTAATGATAAAGAAAAGAAAAAATTTGGAAACAAACTACCCGATAATCGTAAGTATGTGGTGAAAAAATGATAGTAATTCCAGCAGTGGATATAAAAGACCAAAAATGTGTCCAGCTTATACAGGGAGACCCAAGTAAAAAACATGTTGAGTTAGATAATCCTGTAGAAGTTGCAAAAAGATGGGAAGAAGAAGGAGCAAAGATGCTACATTTGGTAGATTTAGATGGGGCCTTTGAAGGTAGAAGAAAAAACAAAGAAATTCTAAAAAAAATTATAGATGAGGTAAATATTCCAGTGGAAATTGGTGGAGGGATTAGAACTATTGAGGATGCAATGGAATTGATAGATATTGGTGCTGAGAGGATAATCATTGGAACTGTTGCTGTTCAGAACCCAAACTTTGTTGAGGAACTTTCAAAAAAAGTGGATAGCAAGAGGATTATGGTAGCATTGGATGCTAAAGATGGATATGTTGTTATAAAGGGATGGAAGGAAAAAACAAAATACACTCCAGTAGAGATGGGAAAAATTTTGCAAGAGAAAGGTGCTGGAAGTATTTTATTTACAAATGTGAATGTTGAGGGGCTTTTGAAGGGAATTGATGTAAATCCAATAAAAGAATTGGTAGACTCCTTAGATATTCCAATTGTTGCTTCTGGTGGAGTTTCATCTATTGATGATTTAATGAAATTGAAAGAATGTGGGGTTGAAGGAGTAGTGGTTGGCTCTGCATTGTATAAAGGGTTGATAGATTTAAAAGAGGCTATAAAGGTTGTTGAGGGTAGATAATCATTTTTATTTTATTTTTAAATATTTAACTTTATTATTGTCCTTTCGAAAATCCTAAATAAGATATGGCAATAAAAAATAGGACTTAACAAACATATCTTTGTGGTGGTTGTATGGATGAGGATAATTTTAACTCCAAGAAAAATAAGATAATATCCGTTGGGCATATAGCATTAGATTACATATTTAATGTTGAAAAGTTCCCAGAGCCAAACACGTCCATCCAAATCCCATCTGCAAGAAAATACTATGGTGGAGCAGCGTGTAACGTTGCCGTTGGTGTAGCAAAACTTGGGTTACTTTCTGGTATTGTATCATGTGTTGGCTATGATTTCAAAAATTCTGGATATGAGAGATACTTAAAGAACCTTGGTGTTGATATATCCCACATCTACCACTCAGAGGAGGAAGAAACCCCAAAAGCATGGATATTTACTGACAAAGATAACAACCAAATAACATTTTTCCTGTGGGGAGCGGCAAAACATTATAAAGAACTAAATCCGCCTTTATTTGAAGCAGAAATTGTCCATTTAGCCACTGGAGATCCTGAATTTAATGCGAAATGTGCTGAAAAAGCAAAGAAAAACAATATATTGGTGTCTTTTGATCCTGGACAAGATTTGCCATTATATGATAAAGACACTATGGAAAGGATCATCAAAAACTCCAATTTTTTATTTATGAATAAGCATGAGTTTGAGAGAACTTTAAAGTTGCTAAATACTGATTTGGAAAGTTTGAGAAATAGGGTTGATGTTTTGGTTGTAACTTATGGTAAGGATGGGAGTGTAATATATACAAAAGATGAGGAGATAAAGATTCCAAGTATTAAAGCAGAGAAAGTTGTTGACCCAACAGGCGCTGGAGATAGTTACAGAGTAGGATTTTTAGCAGGTTATGTTAAAGGATATGACTTAGAGCAGTGTGGATTAATTGGTTCTTGTGTGGCATCCTTTGTTATTGAGAAGAAGGGTTGTCAGACGAACTTACCTTCATGGAATGATGTCATTGAACGATTAAAAAAAGAAGGATATGTATTAGAGTAGAATTAAAAATAAATTTTTTGTTATTATTTGTTATAATCAGCCAATTATTGCAATCTAAAAAATTGTGATTTCTAAAAATTTTATTGTTATATTGTTTTATATTATTCATTTATAATTTGGGTATTGGTAAATTTATGAATAAAGTTCTCTGTTGTGGAACTATAGTTGTTCGCGAAATTATACGGCAAAACTTTGTTTTGCCATTTATTTTTTAAAATGACAATAAATCAACCACAAAATTCCAAATAGGGGTTAAATTAATCTTAAATTTCATTGACGCTTTCGATCAATTTTATAACGCGAACAACTATAATTGCCATAATCTTTGCTATAATCTTAAGTACTCTAAATATTTTAAGTAATATAATTTAAAATCTAAACTTAATAACTTACTTTTTGATAATTTAAATAACGCAGTAATATGGAGGAGTAACTATGAGTGACATAGTTCAGAGGATTAATCAGTTAAAGGAAGAGAAGAATGCTGTTATCTTAGCTCATAACTACCAACGAGAGGAAATTCAGAGGATTGCGGATTTTGTTGGGGATTCTTTGGAGCTTTGTATAAAGGCGAAGGAGACGGATGCTGATATTATTGTCTTTTGTGGAGTAGATTTTATGGCGGAAACTGCTAAAATTTTGAATAGTGACAAAAAAGTCCTCATACCAGAAATAAAAGATATCGAGTGTCCTATGGCTCATCAGTTGCCGGCTGAGGTTGTAAGGAGGGCGAAGGAGGAGCATCCTGATGCGATGGTTGTTGTTTATGTTAATACGCTTGCTGAGACAAAGGCTCTTGCGGATGCAACATGTACTTCAGCGAATGCGGATAGGGTAGTTAACTCTCTCGATTGTGATAAAGTTTTATTCGGTCCGGATAGAAATCTCGCATACTTTGTCTCAAAAAGAACTAACAAAGAGATTATTCCAATTCCTGAGGATGGGCATTGTTATGTGCATAAGAAGTTCACTGTCGAGGATGTTAAGAGGGTTAGGAGAGAGTATCCGAATGCGGAACTTCTTGTGCATCCTGAGTGTGATCCAGAAGTTCAGGATTTGGCAGATTATGTTCTTAGCACTGGTGGAATGATAAGGCATGTTTTGAATTCTGATAAGAAGGAGTTTATTATCGGTACTGAGTGTGAGTTGATTACGAGGATAAAACTCGAACTCGAAAAAACTGGAGAAGAGAAGGTATTAATTCCATTAAGGAAGGATGCTATTTGTGATCCAATGAAGAGAATAACGTTAGAAAAAGTTGAGAGATGCTTAAGAGAGGAAAAATACGAGATAACACTCGATGAGGAAATAATCAAAAAAGCAAGAATTGCAATAGAGAGGATGTTAAGTGTAAAAATTTAACTTTACTGTATAAGAATAAGTGAGAGCATGGAGGAAATTATAAAGGAAATAAGGTTAAAGGCATCAATGAAAGCATTGGAACGATTAAAAGAAGAAAATTTGATAGATTTAGATGCATATAACAATTTGATGAATTTGTTGGATAGGAGAATCAAAGGTAAAAAATACTTTTATAAATTTGATGTAGAGCACAAACCTACAGCCGTTGTGGCATTTAGTGGTGGAGTCGATAGCTCTACTTCAGCATTGATCTCAAAGAATATTTTTGACGTTGTTGGAGTTACCGTATATTCAAACCATATTATGCATGAGGAAGTTAAAAACCACGTAAAAAATCTTTCAAAAAAATTGGGCATAAAGCATGAATTTATAGACATTGATATGGACAAAATTGCCAAAGATATTGAAAAAGGTAAATATCATCCATGTGGAAGATGCCATAAAGCAGTTGAAGAGGCAGTTATAAATTATGCAAAAAATAATGGTATTAAATTTGTGGTTTTTGGGGATTTGTTGTCTGTTGGGTATTTGTCAATTATTCCAATGGATGATGGATTAATAAGGATAAATATGCCTGCCTTCTTATCATTAACAAAAAATGAAAACAGAGAAATTTTAAGGCAAAATAATATAGAGATAAATCTTCCATATGGTTGCCCATTGGTAAAAAAAGCGCATGAGCATAAACACATGAGAAAATTTACAATCCAAAGAATTTTAAGGGAGGTTAGGGCACAAGTTGTAGACAAAGATGAAGGATTAAAAAACATTTTGGATATGCTTAATTTATGATTTTTTGACTTTTTTACAATTTAAAAATTAATTTATCATGTAATAGTATAAATTTTATCGTTTATTTGTGTTTTAAACGTGGATCTAATTCATAAGCTTTCTCAAAGCATTTCCTCGCTTCTTGATATTTACCTATAGCTTTGAGTGCTAAACCTTTATTATACCATGCAACAGCAAAGTTGGGGTCTATTTCTAATGCCTTATCATAACATTTTATAGCCTCTGAATATCTACCTAACTCATAAAGAGCTAATCCCTTGTTGTTCCATGCTTCAACAAAATCTGGCTCTATTTCCAATGCCTTATCGTAGCATTCTATTGCTT
The sequence above is a segment of the Methanotorris igneus Kol 5 genome. Coding sequences within it:
- a CDS encoding 3-isopropylmalate dehydratase small subunit: MVEKVIKGRAWVFGDNIDTDAILPARYLVYTTEEELAKFAMTGADPDFPKKVKKGDIIVGGKNFGCGSSREHAPIGLKGAGISLVIAESFARIFYRNAINIGLPLLECKDITKHVKEGDILEVDLDKGIIKNLTTGEELKAQKLPEFMMEILNDGGLMPHLKKKLGLA
- a CDS encoding serine/threonine-protein kinase gives rise to the protein MLRQNVDYLLNNAKKYSEEGKEKYNKKFYSEAIELFNKSIEEYEKVKSISLNKNNKELFNKAVNNITTLKKLILNSEFYIIQNNIKTNLNLKNPKDGYKNLENNLQELKELHKKAEELKHSELIKHINTLIDKTERNTDSLKIKYLKEEYEKNNNNITRLENLLNESYKIEKEIKHYKDNLRELQRLIADRIIELKINNLEKNTIAKANLLYKKKEYFKSREVYKNALKELNDIEDYAVKLKIVRFRNKLNNLKNLINENIRRLNDILLSEEKPEKTVELIDIEEINLENIQYTPKTPEQFTPKPYPASSLPYELAQNYKDVELIGQGGFARVFKAVRIKDNLPVAIKIPISLDPQTGKSFINELKIWSSLDHPNIVKVYDYNVFPIPYIEMELCDADLNEYMKTKKLSLREISFLIFNIAEGLKYVHSKGIIHRDLKPHNILLKDGIPKISDWGLSKVISQSTSTTRGGFTPYYAAPEQIRKEIEDERTDIWQLGVIFYQLTTNQLPFKGDNLREIDMNILTKKPTPPKEINPEIDDTLNKIILKCLNKKPEDRYQSVLELQKDLAKYLQITFKEELSKSITTKDFSRSAYYCGDLILLNLKINNGVEAYKYIGDLIHYAKGEVKEELLKLKEAVKYRVENNIPIPYEIVKKAEVIIHKIRLGFKS
- a CDS encoding outer membrane protein assembly factor BamB family protein — translated: MVFKFIKKLSGVDKKLVSEGDELFSKCEYINALEKYKEALNINPNNVDAKNGIEKIEKIVFLKKAGKKLFNECKYSEALDKFNRILKLNPNDKGAKKYVERIEKITSLKNEGIKLFGECKYSDALSKFNEVLKLNPNDKEIMEYVERINTINSLKNEGRGLFNKCKYSDALSRFKDVLKLNLNDVEAKEYVDRINRINTLKNEGKRLSNECKYSDALSKFNEVLKLNPNDKEVKEYVEKINKKLIEIKLINNIDNMNITTYKDVYHKNKDIFNKRDDLLEHYLNKLKEMIKELNNKGEYKLAMDIIEFIMSDIFKSERLGVLWGFKAANDVEEIFIKDDIVVLRCNWGYTYALDLKTGGVIWEFKDVLAISIKDDIVVLGCGFLDIKNICALDLKTGWVIWEFEAAESVKEISIKDDIVVLGCKWRYTYALNLETGRKIWEFRAADSVWEISIKDNIVILGCYKGYTYALDLKTGKEIWEFKAAESVEEISIKDDIVVLGCGELLKKEIKNIYALNLKTGKKIWEFKADEDVRGISIKDDIVVLGCLGGYTYALDLRTGNKIWEFKAAGSVLAISIKDDIVVLGCGDGYTYALDLKTGGVIWELLHLSKTTLNNLINQVEKLINKKLSYSNPEKAMIYDAMIYLKLAKEELNKYNIKKAYEYVKLAEVNASPER
- a CDS encoding ABC transporter ATP-binding protein, whose product is MLKVNKLHAGYGKLEIVHGISLHVNEEEIVTIIGPNGCGKSTFLKSIFGLTTIMDGEIIFNNKNITNMRPDLIAREGIGYVPQLDNVFPNLTVEENLEMGGYILPKSQLKERMEEVYDFFEVLREKKDVLAGSLSGGERQMLAMARALMAKPKLLLLDEPTAGLSPKMVSTVLKKIREITDMGVGILLVEQNAKKALEISDRGYVFAGGVVVYEGKASDILNHKEIGELYLGKKAL
- a CDS encoding ABC transporter ATP-binding protein C-terminal domain-containing protein — protein: MEYIKKAKEWLEFLHLWHLRDECAGNLSGGQMKLLELGRALMAEPQILLLDEPVAGVNPTLARKIFEAIQKIKDDKGITFLIIEHNMDVIMDYSDYVFVMHRGEIIAKGKPDDVLNNPKVLEAYLGE
- a CDS encoding ATP-binding cassette domain-containing protein, translating into MAILKVENIHKSFGGIHALNGVNLDVEEKTITALIGPNGSGKSTLFNVISGFIEPDKGKVYFKGEDITKRKPHIIAQKGLIRTFQTARIYKKMTVLENMLVAPKNQLGEKNNECVF
- the rimI gene encoding ribosomal protein S18-alanine N-acetyltransferase; its protein translation is MIRIRKFKLEDLDRIEEIEKQSFKKTYPRFLLTHLYTNFPDGFIIAEINNKIVGYAIGTIEWGNGHIVSIAVDREFRNRGIGTALIEHLERYFFERCNVKYIVLEVRVSNKTARMFYYKRGYVDKRFLPNYYDDGEDAILMIKKRKNLETNYPIIVSMW
- the hisA gene encoding 1-(5-phosphoribosyl)-5-[(5-phosphoribosylamino)methylideneamino]imidazole-4-carboxamide isomerase; the protein is MIVIPAVDIKDQKCVQLIQGDPSKKHVELDNPVEVAKRWEEEGAKMLHLVDLDGAFEGRRKNKEILKKIIDEVNIPVEIGGGIRTIEDAMELIDIGAERIIIGTVAVQNPNFVEELSKKVDSKRIMVALDAKDGYVVIKGWKEKTKYTPVEMGKILQEKGAGSILFTNVNVEGLLKGIDVNPIKELVDSLDIPIVASGGVSSIDDLMKLKECGVEGVVVGSALYKGLIDLKEAIKVVEGR
- a CDS encoding carbohydrate kinase family protein translates to MDEDNFNSKKNKIISVGHIALDYIFNVEKFPEPNTSIQIPSARKYYGGAACNVAVGVAKLGLLSGIVSCVGYDFKNSGYERYLKNLGVDISHIYHSEEEETPKAWIFTDKDNNQITFFLWGAAKHYKELNPPLFEAEIVHLATGDPEFNAKCAEKAKKNNILVSFDPGQDLPLYDKDTMERIIKNSNFLFMNKHEFERTLKLLNTDLESLRNRVDVLVVTYGKDGSVIYTKDEEIKIPSIKAEKVVDPTGAGDSYRVGFLAGYVKGYDLEQCGLIGSCVASFVIEKKGCQTNLPSWNDVIERLKKEGYVLE
- the nadA gene encoding quinolinate synthase NadA; its protein translation is MSDIVQRINQLKEEKNAVILAHNYQREEIQRIADFVGDSLELCIKAKETDADIIVFCGVDFMAETAKILNSDKKVLIPEIKDIECPMAHQLPAEVVRRAKEEHPDAMVVVYVNTLAETKALADATCTSANADRVVNSLDCDKVLFGPDRNLAYFVSKRTNKEIIPIPEDGHCYVHKKFTVEDVKRVRREYPNAELLVHPECDPEVQDLADYVLSTGGMIRHVLNSDKKEFIIGTECELITRIKLELEKTGEEKVLIPLRKDAICDPMKRITLEKVERCLREEKYEITLDEEIIKKARIAIERMLSVKI